The following nucleotide sequence is from Bacteroidota bacterium.
CTACCACTCCATTTCGCAGCATGTGCTCCAGATCGATAAGTTTACACACATTGGCGCCAATGAGGCTATTAAAAGGGGCAAAGCAGCCAATGTGTTCTTACTTTTAATAAAACCAGTCTGGAAATTTTGGCGCGACTATGTGTTTAAACTGGGCTTTCTCGATGGTTACTATGGCTTTGTAATCTGCGGCTTGTCGTCGGTGGCAACTTTTGTAAAGTATTTAAAAATGATAGAATTAAAACGAAATGCAAAAGGCTGATTCGTGCATGAATATTTTAATCAGTCGCACCGATAGCATTGGCGATGTGGTGCTAACCCTTCCCATGGCAGGCTATTTAAAAGAACGCTTTCCTGATTGCAAGGTTTTTTTTCTGGGTCGCACCTATACCAGTGCAATCATTGGAATGAGCAAGCATGTCGACCAGTTTTTGAATTGGGATGAAATTTCGAAATTGCCTTTTGATGCGCAGAAAGAGTTTTTAAAATCTTTGTCGATCGACTGGATGGTGCATGTGTATCCCAACCGCGATATTGCCAGGCTGGCTAAAGCTGCCAAAATACAAGGGCGCATTGGAACTTCACACCGCCAGTTTCACTGGTTTACCTGTAATTACAAAGTGTCTTTTTCCAGGAAGAAATCTGATTTACACGAAAGCGAGTTAAATTTCAATCTTTTAAAACCGCTGGGAATCGATTCTGGACCTAAGTCCGACGAAATGCACAGGTATTATGGTGTGGATGTCAATCGTATCAAAGGAAATGTTGAGTTGCCAATAAAATTGCCCGAGGGGAAGAAAATCCTGATTCTTCATCCGAAGTCAAAAGGAAGTGCCCGTGAATGGGGGTTGGAGAATTTCGGCCAACTTATCAGGCTTGTGAATAAACAAGAATATAGTATTTGTATTTCAGGTACTGCCGACGACAGGGAAAAGATGGCCGAATGGCTTGAATCTGTGCGTACTGAGGTGGTTGATATTACAGGAAAATTGAACCTCGAGCAGTTTATTGTTTTTATCAGCCGTGCCCATGCCCTGGTAGCTGCAAGCACAGGGCCCCTTCACATAGCAGCCGCTCTCGGTATTAAAGCCCTTGGTATTTACCCGCCCATTCGCCCAATGCATCCCGGTCGCTGGCGACCCATTGGGATACATGCAAGCGTGCTTGTGGTAGATAAAGAATGCCAGGAATGCCGTATAAGCATCGAGTGTGCCTGCATGAAGGCCATACGTCCTGAAGATGTAATACGCTTTTTGGAAAGTTAATCCACCTTAAATCAGGTAGGCTTTGCGCGTCGAATCGAGACGCAAAAAGATAAAAAGCATGATGGTAAAAGCCATCAGCGACGAACCTCCATAACTTAAAAATGGCAATGGGATCCCAATTACCGGAAATAATCCAATGGTCATGGCAATGTTGACGGCAAAGTGAAAAAAGATTATTGACATCAAACCATACCCGTAAATTCGGCTAAATCGCGAGCGTTGTCGTTCGGCAAGAATAATGAGCCTGATTAGCAATCCAACAAATGCTGCCACCAAACCAAATGATCCCAGAAAACCCCATTCTTCGCCAACGGTGCAAAAAATAAAGTCGGTGCTTTGTTCAGGAACATATTTAAGCTTGGTTTGAGTGCCTTCCAGAAAACCTTTGCCACTGAAACCTCCCGAACCAATAGCAATTTTCGATTGATTGACATTGTACTCGTAACCCCAGGGATCGGATTTTAACCCAAGCATAACTTCTACGCGGTCTCGTTGGTGTTGCTTTATAATGTTGTTAAATACATACTCGAAAGAATATACAAATCCAATAAAAGTATAAAGGATTAAAAGGGAAAGGAAGACTCCCTTAATTTTCTTTGCCATTGAAAAGGCGAGATAAATTGCTGAGGATATTATCAGACTTGCAAAGAAAATTCTTTGGGCCGATAAAGCGATTAGGTTGAACTTGTCGACTAAAACAAATATCAATACCAACATTAGAAATATACCGACTGCGAATAGAACGCGTTTTCTGCTGCGGTAATATAGGGCAAAAACTACAAAGGCTGTAAGCGTGAGAAAACTGTATATAGCAACTGCATGAAGTAAAAAGGAGCTTAAGAAAAGTAGAAAAGTAAGACCAATGAGCAATAAAATCCATCCAGGCAGCCCTTCGCGGTATAATACTAAAATTAATATGCCGTAAACCAGGGTAGAACCAAAATCGGGTTGGAGCATGATAAAAAGCGGTGGCCCTGCTATAATTGCCAGGGCAGTAAGCAGATGTTTAACCCGAGAAGGTTTTACATTAAATCCCGAAAGAAATTTCGAAAGTGCCAATACGGTTGCCAATTTCGCAAACTCTGAGGGCTGAAGGCTTATGGGGCCTAATACAATCCATGATTTTGAACTATTTACTTCTTTGCCGACAAGAATAACCAATATCAGTACAAGTATGGCAAAGGCATAGGCCGGGTAAGCGATGAACGAGAAAAACCGGCTATCGATCAGCATTATCATCAAGGCGAGCAGAAAGGAAACACCCATCCAAATCAACTGAAGGGCATACCGGTTTTCGAGCGAGAAGAACTGGGTTTCTTTCCCTGTCAGATTTACTGCATAGATATTCATCCACCCAAAAAGCACCAGAAGCAGGTAAAGAAATACCGTAGTCCAGTCTATCTCTGCCAATGTATTTAAACTTCTACTCACTTTTGTTGGAAAGTTTAAGTGTTTTCATTCTTGTTTCAACCCATTGACGATCCTGAGCTATCGAATCGGTAAGGTATTTTTCGATGAGTAAGCTGGCGATTGGAGCTGCATAAGTAGCACCCCATTTACCGTATTCAACATAAACCGAAATGGCAATCTGCGGGTTTTCTTTTGGGGCAAAGGCAATAAATACCGAGTGGTCTTCGCCATGCGGGTTTTCGGCTGTCCCGGTTTTTCCGCACACTTCGATGTTGCTTAGTCGAGCAATAAGTGCAGTGCCACCTGGTTCGTTCACGGCCTTGTACATACCTTCCACAATAACTGGAAAATAGTTAGTATCGACTGTTACCCAATTTTTTCTGGTATAAGCTTGTGGTATTGTATCGATGCCTTCTATATTTTTTAGCAGGTGAGGGGTAATATAATATCCATGGTTAGCAATTATTGCGGCCATATTGGCCATTTGTAAGGGGGTAGTTAGAATTTCACCCTGCCCAATCGAATTTGAGATGATGGTATGGGCTTTCCATCGGTTCTTTCCATAGTATCGGTCGTAATAAGTAGACTTTGGAATGAAGCCTGCCTTTTCAGAGGGTAGATCAATACTAAGCTTGTTGCCAAGACCAAAAGAAACAGTATGATTCCGCCAGGCTATAAAAGCCTCTTCGGTAGTGGCATAATGGTTATTGTCCATAATGCGTTTGTAGGTATTGGCAAAATAGGCGTTGCACGAATTTTGTATGGCTCCGATAAGTGCCAGAGGGGTGCTGTGTGAATGGCAATTCATTGAAACACCTTTGGCATGGTAGCCCAGCTGGCACCCAAAGGCCGTCCCTGGTTGAATAACTCCTTCGTGCAATGCGATGATGCCATTCATCATTTTAAAGGTACTGCCTGGAGGATACATTGCCATAATGGCTCTGTTAAACAGGGGCTCGAGGCTGTCTTTTTGCAACATCACATAGTTCTTCTGACGGTCGCGGCCTATAAGCAATGATGGATTGTACAGAGGTGCAGATACAAGTGCAAGTACTTCACCTGTTTTTGGTTCTATGGCAACCACACTTCCCTGGTAATTGGCCATCAGTTCTTCGGCATAAGCCTGTAAATCGGCATCGATCGTAATGGTAATATTTCTTCCGGGAACAGCATCTTCATCAAAACGCCCTTCTTTGTAGGCTCCTTGTTCACGTCCTTTTACATCGATAAACCGGTAGCGCTTTCCTTTTACGCCCCCTAAAATATTTTCGTAGAACTTTTCTAGTCCATTTACCCCAATGTAATCGCCCATTTCGTAATAATTGTCCTTTTTGATGTCGTTGGAGTCAACCTCGCTTACATAGCCAAAAAGGTGTGGGGCCA
It contains:
- a CDS encoding glycosyltransferase family 9 protein, whose amino-acid sequence is MQKADSCMNILISRTDSIGDVVLTLPMAGYLKERFPDCKVFFLGRTYTSAIIGMSKHVDQFLNWDEISKLPFDAQKEFLKSLSIDWMVHVYPNRDIARLAKAAKIQGRIGTSHRQFHWFTCNYKVSFSRKKSDLHESELNFNLLKPLGIDSGPKSDEMHRYYGVDVNRIKGNVELPIKLPEGKKILILHPKSKGSAREWGLENFGQLIRLVNKQEYSICISGTADDREKMAEWLESVRTEVVDITGKLNLEQFIVFISRAHALVAASTGPLHIAAALGIKALGIYPPIRPMHPGRWRPIGIHASVLVVDKECQECRISIECACMKAIRPEDVIRFLES
- the rodA gene encoding rod shape-determining protein RodA, with translation MSRSLNTLAEIDWTTVFLYLLLVLFGWMNIYAVNLTGKETQFFSLENRYALQLIWMGVSFLLALMIMLIDSRFFSFIAYPAYAFAILVLILVILVGKEVNSSKSWIVLGPISLQPSEFAKLATVLALSKFLSGFNVKPSRVKHLLTALAIIAGPPLFIMLQPDFGSTLVYGILILVLYREGLPGWILLLIGLTFLLFLSSFLLHAVAIYSFLTLTAFVVFALYYRSRKRVLFAVGIFLMLVLIFVLVDKFNLIALSAQRIFFASLIISSAIYLAFSMAKKIKGVFLSLLILYTFIGFVYSFEYVFNNIIKQHQRDRVEVMLGLKSDPWGYEYNVNQSKIAIGSGGFSGKGFLEGTQTKLKYVPEQSTDFIFCTVGEEWGFLGSFGLVAAFVGLLIRLIILAERQRSRFSRIYGYGLMSIIFFHFAVNIAMTIGLFPVIGIPLPFLSYGGSSLMAFTIMLFIFLRLDSTRKAYLI
- the mrdA gene encoding penicillin-binding protein 2, translating into MDQYSNRRYFIGAFIILLGFVYIIRLFYLQIIDSTYKLSAESNSRRLETVYPARGLIYDRNKVLLVHNQPSYDLKIAPYELEPFDSLLLCDILEIDIVTLREGIRRVIEDPRERRNPFIKQLSPEVFGRLKETQYKFPGFYFSERTLRKYKYEMAPHLFGYVSEVDSNDIKKDNYYEMGDYIGVNGLEKFYENILGGVKGKRYRFIDVKGREQGAYKEGRFDEDAVPGRNITITIDADLQAYAEELMANYQGSVVAIEPKTGEVLALVSAPLYNPSLLIGRDRQKNYVMLQKDSLEPLFNRAIMAMYPPGSTFKMMNGIIALHEGVIQPGTAFGCQLGYHAKGVSMNCHSHSTPLALIGAIQNSCNAYFANTYKRIMDNNHYATTEEAFIAWRNHTVSFGLGNKLSIDLPSEKAGFIPKSTYYDRYYGKNRWKAHTIISNSIGQGEILTTPLQMANMAAIIANHGYYITPHLLKNIEGIDTIPQAYTRKNWVTVDTNYFPVIVEGMYKAVNEPGGTALIARLSNIEVCGKTGTAENPHGEDHSVFIAFAPKENPQIAISVYVEYGKWGATYAAPIASLLIEKYLTDSIAQDRQWVETRMKTLKLSNKSE